The nucleotide sequence GGATTTGCACCGCAATTACCCCTTTCCGGGGAATACTGGCGTCTTTTTCAGTATACTCACAGGTTTTCACGCCATTAATGTACAGCTCGTGGAAATTGCCCCGGCAGCGGATGATGTAGCTGTTCCAGCCATCCTTGTTGAGCACATGGCGGAGGGTACTCAGATCGCCCCCCACGAGTTTTTCGCGCCGGTGTTCATCGTAAATATCGCCCCAATATCCGTCACCAATATCAGCCTGATAGCCCACGATTTTACCATCTTGCAGTATTGAACGGTACTGGATACCACTGTTGATCATCCCGGTCTTGGGGTCGCCCGTCAGTTTGAACAGACACCGGAATTCGAAATCCTCATACTCCTTTACCGTATGCAGGTAGGTATTGGCGGGTATCTTATGAATGCCGTCTCCGCTCCTGATCACGCTGTCGGCCACCCACCAGAGTTTTTGGTTGGCGGGATCTACGGTTTTCCACCCGTTCAGGGTTTTTCCATCGAATAGCGACACCGTTTTTCCCAGGCTTTGGCTTTTCCCCTCGGGCCCTACGGCCATCCACATCAAAAGACACAGCAACAGAATAGCGGTTAGGGGCCTTCTGCCGGCTGAAAACACATAATCCCGATAGGCTTTCATAGAATACACGTTGGTTTGGAAGTTGAATTACGCGGACCATTCATTTCCAATAAACTACCTACTGCCCCCAATCTACTGCCAGGACACCGGCAAGTAACCCCACTAGCCCATTGGAGCGGGTCGGCAGTAGTATTAGGTAC is from Salmonirosea aquatica and encodes:
- a CDS encoding 3-keto-disaccharide hydrolase — protein: MKAYRDYVFSAGRRPLTAILLLCLLMWMAVGPEGKSQSLGKTVSLFDGKTLNGWKTVDPANQKLWWVADSVIRSGDGIHKIPANTYLHTVKEYEDFEFRCLFKLTGDPKTGMINSGIQYRSILQDGKIVGYQADIGDGYWGDIYDEHRREKLVGGDLSTLRHVLNKDGWNSYIIRCRGNFHELYINGVKTCEYTEKDASIPRKGVIAVQIHSGGVAQVEFRDLTITELK